A single Anopheles maculipalpis chromosome 3RL, idAnoMacuDA_375_x, whole genome shotgun sequence DNA region contains:
- the LOC126560460 gene encoding uncharacterized protein LOC126560460 has protein sequence MMRLSGLLLVAIFGVFAAWLPTRDAANILLVSAFPGMSHWLMFEHIIHELLRRGHELTAITSYRLRADGTNLTSRYHEVLIDPVYDFEANGLPMEVFYKSQSFGDPFFKMSILWKLGLETTEYAFESENVKKFLRTDGLTFDLLLVEQFVQESFLMFAHKYQVPIVTINTLAHADYIDRAFGLITPWSFVPHFMLQYDDRMSITERAYNVFLSVWDAYNRKFHYMPEQTKLALKYFGVMSPNKMLPSLEELERNVSVVLANNHIISSRPRPRINGMIDIAGVHIRKPKELPPVVKDFLDSSQNGVIYINFGTFLRSSGMPPETLNVFLSLFRTLPQYSFLWKWEADTIPNLPPNVLLQRWLPQNDVLAHPNVKLFVSHGGIFGTQESIYWARPILFVPFYGDQHGNALKFERAGIGLTLQIINVTVEDFRGKIERIVQGREFQQSVNRLSAIFRDNPTDPLEEAAFWIEYVVRHRGAAHLKSAAVYMPWYQYLLLDILSLTLLVVVSVVWLVKTLLQMGVQLMKPTRPTKVKVKCKGVAITDVPCAISSSNRKMSSVPPPTSPNSQPVTDYTRQIYVFPANDTLSFFSRQHFRTVSYIIGCVLAFTALCPRAECGKILFLVPFPAPSHWLWIEHFVKELLSRGHEVTAITNFALKEPHRNYTEVLIDPPYDIPYYFPVSDIYESKYNSDLNNLFLYWRVGLSTTQYALENENVQQFIEQDDTDFDVIISEQFYQEAFLMFAHKYRAPIVTLCTLGHANHIDQAMGLVTPWSFVPHPVLLLSDDMTFYQRCYNFLISLTDLVIRQMYYIPQQNKLAQAHFARIEGPELMPSIRDLEKSISVILVNSHLSTSPPRPTIPGLVNVAGAHIRPAKELPEDIKKFLDGAKEGVIFFSLGSYMKSADMPKDKMKAFLEVFRNLKQRVLWKYENEDIARLPKNVMVRKWLPQSDILAHPKVVLFITHGGMFGSQEGIYRGVPMLYIPFYGDQHRNALKAEQAGYALTLNFPEVNVITLGSRINELLTNPTFMKQAKRASELFRDNVVPPMQEAMHWIEYVIRHKGAKHLKTKAIELSWTQYLMLDVFGLFTVGFLLLAAIFYKVIGLFLTPPKPKAKPKTRDTMLGMRKPKFN, from the exons ATGATG CGATTGTCTGGCTTGCTGTTGGTGGCCAttttcggtgtgtttgctGCGTGGCTACCGACGAGGGATGCTGCGAACATTTTGCTCGTTTCGGCATTTCCCGGTATGAGCCATTGGCTAATGTTTGAGCACATCATACACGAACTGCTGAGACGAGGTCATGAGCTGACAGCCATCACCAGCTATCGGTTGCGAGCGGATGGCACGAATCTTACGTCCCGATATCATGAAGTTCTGATCGATCCGGTGTACGACTTCGAAGCGAATGGCTTACCGATGGAAGTGTTCTACAAATCGCAATCGTTCGGTGACCCATTCTTCAAAATGTCTATCCTGTGGAAGCTGGGACTGGAGACAACCGAGTATGCGTTTGAGAGTGAGAATGTGAAGAAATTCCTACGCACCGATGGACTCACGTTTGATCTTTTACTGGTGGAACAGTTTGTGCAGGAAAGCTTTCTAATGTTTGCCCACAAATATCAAGTGCCGATCGTTACTATCA ATACTCTTGCCCATGCAGACTATATAGATCGTGCCTTTGGGTTAATAACTCCGTGGTCATTTGTGCCTCACTTTATGCTGCAGTACGATGATCGAATGTCCATTACGGAACGGGCGTACAATGTATTCCTATCGGTGTGGGATGCATACAACCGGAAGTTTCACTACATGCCCGAGCAGACAAAGCTAGCGCTAAAGTATTTTGGAGTGATGTCGCCCAATAAAATGCTTCCCTCGCTGGAAGAGCTTGAGAGAAATGTTAGCGTAGTGTTGGCGAACAATCACATTATCTCCTCACGCCCGAGACCACGCATCAATGGAATGATCGATATTGCTGGAGTTCACATCCGGAAGCCCAAAGAACTTCCACCAGTTGTTAAG GATTTCCTCGACTCATCTCAAAATGGCGTCATCTACATCAACTTCGGTACCTTCCTCCGAAGCTCCGGAATGCCACCGGAAACACTCAACGTTTTCCTATCCCTATTCCGTACTCTCCCCCAATACAGCTTCCTGTGGAAATGGGAAGCGGACACAATTCCGAATCTACCCCCGAACGTGCTCTTGCAACGTTGGCTCCCCCAAAACGATGTCCTAGCGCATCCCAACGTCAAACTGTTTGTCTCACACGGAGGTATTTTCGGTACGCAAGAATCCATCTACTGGGCCCGTCCGATACTGTTCGTACCGTTCTATGGTGATCAGCACGGTAATGCGCTCAAGTTTGAACGCGCCGGTATAGGGCTTACGCTGCAGATTATTAACGTTACGGTGGAGGACTTTCGGGGGAAGATTGAGCGCATTGTACAGGGACGCGAGTTTCAACAAAGCGTTAACCGTCTGTCGGCTATTTTCCGCGATAATCCTACGGATCCACTTGAGGAGGCTGCGTTCTGGATCGAGTACGTCGTGAGACACCGTGGTGCAGCACATCTGAAGTCGGCCGCTGTGTATATGCCCTGGTATCAATATCTATTGCTAGACATCTTGTCATTGAccttgctggtggtggtgagtgTGGTCTGGTTGGTGAAGACACTGCTCCAGATGGGTGTGCAACTGATGAAACCAACCCGTCCAACCAAAGTCAAAGTCAA GTGTAAGGGCGTAGCGATCACAGACGTACCCTGTGCAATAAGTTCATCAAATCGAAAAATG TCGTCAGTTCCGCCACCCACATCACCGAACTCACAACCAGTTACAGACTACACAAGACAGATTTATGTATTTCCTGCCAATGACACACTGTCTTTCTTCTCCCGGCAGCATTTCCGAACTGTGTCGTACATCATCGGTTGCGTATTAGCATTTACCGCCCTCTGTCCACGTGCCGAGTGTGGCAAAATACTGTTCCTGGTACCGTTTCCAGCTCCATCCCACTGGCTGTGGATAGAACATTTCGTAAAGGAACTACTTTCCCGAGGGCACGAAGTAACGGCCATCACTAATTTCGCGCTCAAGGAACCACATCGAAACTATACCGAAGTACTGATCGATCCACCGTATGACATACCTTACTATT TTCCCGTGTCAGACATCTACGAGTCAAAGTACAACAGTGATCTGAACAATCTCTTCCTTTACTGGCGGGTGGGCCTATCGACGACACAGTACGCGCTGGAGAACGAGAACGTACAGCAGTTCATCGAGCAGGATGATACCGACTTTGATGTGATCATATCGGAGCAGTTCTATCAGGAAGCGTTCCTGATGTTTGCTCACAAGTATCGGGCACCGATCGTGACACTAT GTACACTGGGTCACGCTAATCATATCGATCAGGCCATGGGACTCGTCACACCGTGGTCATTCGTACCGCATCCCGTACTACTGCTGTCCGACGATATGACATTCTACCAGCGTTGCTACAACTTTTTGATCTCACTTACCGATCTGGTGATACGACAGATGTATTACATCCCGCAGCAGAATAAGCTGGCTCAGGCACACTTTGCGCGGATCGAAG GACCGGAGTTGATGCCTTCGATACGAGATCTGGAGAAATCCATCTCCGTCATACTGGTCAACAGTCACCTGTCGACGTCCCCACCAAGACCCACCATTCCCGGCCTGGTAAATGTAGCCGGTGCGCACATCCGGCCCGCCAAAGAGCTACCCGAGGACATTAAGAAGTTCCTGGACGGTGCGAAGGAGGGTGTCATCTTCTTCAGCCTCGGCTCGTACATGAAGAGTGCCGACATGCCGAAGGACAAAATGAAAGCCTTCCTGGAGGTGTTTCGCAATCTGAAGCAACGGGTGCTGTGGAAGTACGAAAATGAAGACATTGCACGGTTGCCAAAAAATGTGATGGTACGCAAATGGTTACCGCAGAGTGATATACTCGCCCATCCGAAGGTGGTGCTGTTCATTACGCACGGTGGAATGTTTGGCAGTCAGGAAGGCATCTACCGTGGTGTCCCCATGCTCTACATACCATTCTACGGTGATCAGCATCGTAACGCGCTCAAGGCAGAGCAGGCCGGTTACGCACTTACATTAAACTTCCCGGAGGTGAACGTGATAACGCTGGGTTCGCGTATTAACGAGCTGCTCACGAACCCAACGTTCATGAAGCAGGCGAAACGTGCGTCGGAACTGTTCCGAGACAATGTGGTACCACCGATGCAGGAAGCGATGCACTGGATCGAGTACGTTATACGGCACAAGGGTGCGAAGCATCTGAAAACCAAAGCCATCGAACTGTCCTGGACGCAGTACCTGATGCTGGATGTGTTTGGCTTGTTTACCGTCGGGTTCCTGCTGCTGGCAGCGATATTTTACAAAGTGATTGGTCTGTTTCTGACGCCACCAAAACCGAAAGCGAAACCAAAGACGCGAGACACGATGCTTGGGATGAGAAAACCGAAGTTCAACTAA
- the LOC126565593 gene encoding sperm flagellar protein 1-like, with protein MPPRKKSIELSTQELIEVYKWVKKFNLSKEIKNINRDLSDGVLVAEILKHLYPKLVELHNYTRCNAIRNKLDNWQTLNRKVFRRLNIYLDDEMMGELAGGNNGMLEVLLYEVMARYSLENNPRHHSDEPGVMCDE; from the exons ATGCCGCCCAGGAAGAAATCCATCGAACTATCCACACAGGAGCTGATAGAGGTGTACAAGTGGGTGAAAAAATTCAACCTGtcaaaggaaattaaaaatatcaacCGTGATCTCTCGGATGGAG TTCTTGTAGCGGAAATCTTGAAACATCTGTACCCGAAGTTGGTTGAGCTGCACAATTACACCAGGTGCAACGCTATCCGTAACAAGCTGGACAATTGGCAAACGCTTAACAGGAAGGTGTTTCGCCGGTTGAATATCTATCTGGACGATGAAATGATGGGCGAGCTGGCTGGCGGAAACAATGGCATGCTGGAGGTGCTATTGTATGAGGTGATGGCTAGGTATAGTTTGGAAAACAATCCACGCCATCATTCGGATGAACCGGGAGTAATGTGCGACGAatga
- the LOC126560461 gene encoding uncharacterized protein LOC126560461 codes for MVAAIMAQSSGALLWKIILLAQIVGSAYGSLLATPSKLDEDIASTFLPNERESVDDCHLRYYKFGHGPEPLPAFGRPAYLREFAHMAAVGWTREGGKIEWSCGGSLIWENYVLTAAHCAADDNTVEPDVVRLGDINLYDDSDNQYAQQLKIVEIIRHPEHRFSSRYHDLALLRLEKNVQLHDTVAPGCLWNDEEIPFPSMEATGWGSTGFGQANTPILLKVSLSVVQKTVCDQHYRKGDRGLKQGLQDYHLCAGDVKMDTCPGDSGGPLQMKLLSNAQMTPFIIAVTSFGGICGQSIPGVYMKVSPYIPWISSELAKRGEKIEEWSFKPYACALRYVYLREYEDDVVLGKSESFETLDSSKAHMNIISSKQTVKIHWPTGTKGPVDCYGVVIDEDTVVTLAQCAIFQRMPASHIIYENNTRNNVVKAHRHPQYRPNSFYNNLAILKVQDRFKFSSNFVPACIWSAFNLPDPRFYVTGQGRLDLNQFNYGSSSITEYKPQIVQLSPRADIHLQTNCSVPEEYLSGLTNGLAREHLCFGNKPFLVPESCQMLIGAPLRRNIWRMGRHFEHIYALNQFGKDCGFGRSAVGTRLGPHLEWIKSVLLPNYKASDDAVYFINTDLHEYDRCTAPDGSEGLCTNVQRCPKVAYDAQTNRNVRICKAGSLVCCPYEYVRNVTRASAIASELDDCENRYRMFHEKYEYWQMDRIEHYYHTVFLGWEKNGQTQWECYGTLISRSLVIASAYCLTGSGTLPTLVNIGQGNVNETWTNPKIVRVREVIVHPNYDSTTLLHDVGLLRLDRDVVPTARKYPICLWQNETHTPFLLYSTIIDKGVLKFVENYPKYNRDCQEYLGVPGSRKLRSTELCTDVDSNDPRSLSGDPLIWYKRNTADNSSTQYLVGLISYGRTQDQLHVHTRISSYVGWIKSVA; via the exons ATGGTTGCAGCAATAATGGCGCAGTCGTCGGGTGCGCTGCTTTGGAAGATAATACTGTTGGCTCAGATTGTTGGCAGTG CGTATGGATCCCTGCTGGCAACTCCTTCCAAGTTAGATGAAGACATCGCCTCAACGTTCCTGCCAAACGAACGTGAATCTGTTGACG ATTGTCATCTGCGTTACTACAAATTCGGACATGGACCAGAACCGTTGCCCGCCTTCGGAAGGCCAGCATATTTGCGCGAATTCGCTCATATGGCCGCCGTAGGATGGACAAGAGAAGGTGGCAAAATAGAGTGGAGCTGTGGTGGATCACTGATTTGGGAGAATTATGTTCTAACGGCGGCCCATTGCGCAGCGGACGATAA TACTGTCGAACCCGATGTGGTTCGCCTTGGTGATATTAATTTGTACGACGACTCGGACAACCAGTACGCGCAGCAGCTTAAGATTGTCGAAATTATACGTCATCCGGAGCATCGGTTTAGCTCGCGGTACCATGATTTGGCGCTGCTTCGCCTGGAGAAGAACGTACA ACTGCACGACACAGTGGCTCCCGGATGTCTGTGGAACGATGAGGAGATTCCCTTCCCATCGATGGAAGCTACCGGTTGGGGTTCTACTGGGTTCG GTCAAGCGAACACTCCCATATTGCTGAAGGTATCGCTGAGCGTTGTACAGAAGACGGTTTGTGATCAACATTATCGGAAAGGTGATCGCGGGTTAAAGCAGGGTTTGCAAGACTATCATCTGTGCGCTGGGGATGTAAAAATGGACACCTGTCCG GGAGATTCCGGTGGACCACTACAGATGAAGCTGCTTTCCAACGCACAGATGACACCGTTCATAATAGCCGTTACCTCTTTTGGTGGCATTTGTGGACAATCCATACCGGGAGTGTACATGAAGGTGTCTCCCTACATACCCTGGATAAGTTCGGAACTGGCAAAACGTGGAGAGAAGATAGAGG AATGGAGCTTTAAACCTTACGCGTGCGCCTTACGGTACGTATACCTGAGAGAGTACGAGGACGATGTAGTGTTGGGCAAATCGGAAAGTTTCGAGACGCTAGATTCCAGTAAGGCTCACATGAACATCATCTCATCAAAGCAAACCGTTAAAATACACTGGCCAACGGGTACGAAGGGTCCAGTCGACTGTTACGGCGTAGTCATCGATGAAGATACCGTTGTAACGCTTGCTCAATGTGCTATTTTCCAAAG AATGCCAGCGTCACATATcatttatgaaaataatacACGAAACAATGTAGTTAAAGCACACCGCCATCCCCAGTATAGGCCAAACTCCTTCTACAACAATTTGGCCATTCTAAAAGTACAGGATAGATTCAAGTTTTCATCAAACTTTGTTCCTGCATGCATCTGGAGCGCATTCAATCTTCCTGATCCCCGATTCTACGTCACCGGACAGGGTCGGTTAGATTTAAACCAGTTTAACTACGGATCTAGTTCGATAACGGAATACA AGCCACAGATTGTGCAGCTATCGCCGAGAGCCGACATTCATCTGCAGACTAACTGTAGCGTCCCGGAAGAATATCTTTCCGGTCTAACGAACGGGCTCGCACGGGAACATCTATGCTTCGGTAATAAACCATTCCTAGTGCCGGAGTCTTGTCAAATGTTAATTGGAGCACCTCTGAGGCGCAACATTTGGCGTATGGGGCGTCACTTTGAGCACATCTACGCGCTGAACCAGTTCGGCAAAGATTGTGGTTTTGGTCGGTCAGCTGTTGGGACCCGGTTGGGACCACATCTCGAATGGATAAAGTCAGTGCTGCTGCCCAACTACAAAGCGTCAGACGATGCGGTATACTTTATAAACACAGACTTACATGAGTACGATCGATGTACGGCACCCGATGGAAGCGAGGGACTGTGCACGAATGTTCAACGATGTCCGAAGGTTGCGTACGATGCCCAGACAAATAGGAATGTACGAATTTGTAAAGCTGGCTCACTGGTGTGTTGTCCGTATGAGTATGTTAGAAATGTAACGCGTGCTAGTGCCATCGCAAGCGAGCTGGACGATTGCGAGAACCGTTATCGGATGTTCCACGAAAAATACGAATATTGGCAAATGGATAGAATCGAACATTACTATCATACG GTTTTCCTCggatgggaaaaaaatggacaaacgCAGTGGGAATGTTACGGTACATTAATTTCCCGCAGTTTGGTGATTGCGTCTGCCTACTGTCTGACGGGTTCGGGCACACTACCAACGTTAGTCAATATTGGACAGGGAAATGTTAACGAAACCTGGACCAATCCGAAGATAGTCCGTGTACGAGAAGTAATTGTCCATCCAAACTACGATTCTACCACTCTACTGCACGATGTTGGACTGTTACGATTGGATCGGGATGTTGTTCCGACGGCACGCAAGTATCCGATCTGCTTGTGGCAAAATGAAACCCATACACCGTTCCTTCTCTACAGCACTATTATAG ACAAAGGTGTATTGAAGTTTGTCGAGAACTATCCGAAGTACAACCGCGATTGTCAGGAGTATCTAGGTGTACCAGGAAGTCGCAAATTACGCTCGACCGAGCTGTGCACGGACGTCGACTCGAACGATCCACGCTCGCTAAGCGGAGATCCGCTTATCTGGTACAAACGTAATACGGCCGATAACTCCTCGACGCAGTATCTGGTCGGTCTCATAAGCTACGGTCGCACGCAGGATCAGTTGCACGTGCACACACGCATATCCTCGTATGTAGGATGGATTAAAAGTGTTGCCTAG
- the LOC126560462 gene encoding UDP-glycosyltransferase UGT5-like: protein MWVRNTCATGCLLLTLLLTVGSLPSADAGYRILFLVPFPGPSHWLMLKHFIRELTGRQHQVTCITSFPFGEPLENYDEILIAPPYPIRETFPVEGLFASSQTFDFDKLFMYWEMGINTSRYGLESENVRQFIRRTDLEFDLIVSEQFFQESWLMFAHKYDAPIVTISTYGYSDFFDSIMGLRTPWSFVPHMILSYEADMDFFERAYNYVISLCDLVYRSYFYLPMQDQLAREAFGEVMPVDTLPSVTDLEQSISVILVNSHPVLSIARPTIRGLVDIGGAHIRDPKPLPDEMRRFMDEARHGVIYFSLGAYMQSAVMPVEKRTAILRVFGTLPQRVVWKFEDDRLPNKDIPPNVMISKWAPQNDILAHPNTVLFISHGGQFGTFEAMHHGVPVLFIPFFGDQHRNADRAIRQGFAQKMSFEALTEESFGAKVRHLVDDSGYYARAKEISKLFTDRLVKPMDEAIFWIEYTARHKGAPHLKSKSIHLNWLVYNSFDLIVYPIVLWLIWRWFGPNNKKYGNRNRSFNNRRRR from the exons ATGTGGGTACGAAACACTTGTGCTACCGGTTGTTTGCTACTAACACTTCTACTAACCGTTGGGTCACTGCCGAGCGCGGATGCTGGATACAGGATACTGTTTCTCGTTCCCTTTCCTGGACCGAGCCATTGGTTGATGTTGAAACACTTTATACGCGAGCTTACTGGCCGGCAACATCAGGTAACGTGCATCACAAGCTTCCCGTTTGGTGAGCCGCTGGAAAACTACGATGAAATCCTGATTGCTCCACCGTACCCCATACGGGAAACGT TTCCGGTGGAGGGATTGTTTGCCTCGAGCCAAACGTTCGACTTCGACAAGCTGTTCATGTACTGGGAAATGGGCATCAACACCAGCCGGTATGGTTTGGAGTCGGAAAACGTGCGCCAGTTCATCCGCCGTACCGATCTCGAGTTCGATCTGATCGTGTCGGAACAGTTCTTCCAGGAAAGTTGGCTCATGTTCGCGCACAAGTACGATGCACCGATCGTCACCATTAGCACGTACGGATATTCGGACTTTTTCGATAGCATTATGGGTCTGCGCACACCGTGGTCATTTGTGCCGCACATGATCCTCTCCTACGAAGCTGACATGGACTTCTTCGAGCGAGCGTACAATTATGTGATTTCGTTGTGCGATTTGGTTTATCGCAGTTACTTCTACCTGCCGATGCAGGATCAGCTGGCACGGGAAGCATTTGGTGAGGTGATGCCGGTGGACACCCTACCATCCGTAACCGATCTGGAACAATCCATTTCCGTTATCTTGGTTAACAGCCATCCGGTGCTGAGCATAGCGCGTCCAACGATTCGTGGCCTGGTAGACATTGGTGGGGCACACATCCGGGATCCGAAACCGCTGCCGGATGAGATGCGTCGGTTTATGGACGAAGCACGGCACGGTGTAATCTACTTCTCGCTCGGTGCGTACATGCAGAGTGCGGTCATGCCGGTGGAAAAGCGTACCGCCATACTGCGCGTGTTCGGGACGCTACCGCAGCGTGTCGTGTGGAAGTTTGAGGACGATCGGCTACCCAACAAGGACATTCCGCCCAATGTGATGATCAGCAAGTGGGCACCGCAGAACGATATACTGGCCCACCCGAACACGGTCCTGTTCATATCGCACGGTGGCCAGTTCGGTACGTTCGAAGCGATGCATCATGGTGTGCCGGTGCTGTTCATACCGTTCTTTGGTGATCAGCATCGCAATGCGGACCGTGCGATAAGGCAAGGATTCGCACAGAAGATGAGTTTCGAAGCCCTTACCGAGGAAAGCTTCGGTGCAAAGGTGCGTCACCTGGTGGACGATAGTGGGTACTATGCGAGGGCGAAGGAAATATCGAAACTGTTTACCGATCGGCTCGTGAAACCGATGGATGAAGCCATTTTTTGGATTGAGTATACGGCGCGCCATAAAGGTGCGCCACATTTGAAATCCAAATCGATCCACTTGAATTGGCTCGTGTACAATTCGTTCGATTTGATAGTGTATCCGATAGTTTTATGGCTAATCTGGAGGTGGTTTGggcccaacaacaaaaaatatggaaatCGCAACAGATCATTCAACAACCGCAGAAGACGatag
- the LOC126565274 gene encoding probable 39S ribosomal protein L24, mitochondrial, with the protein MRLTMLLQKVGDVSNKFSNFPDSYVKRAMEQVYWKTPRGKPQYLPRTVERRKFRFTTNRPWTGQFRQQNMPGTIRKKVFLEPVANWSFFRGDRVEVLVGKDKGKQGIVSQVIQERNWVIVSGLNCHLRKVADEKEYPGIMIKSESPLLVTNQVQLVDPSDLQATGIEWRYTEDGEKVRVSTRTGRIIPIPKTNEETNDYKTKGTYIEREKDTPADVVKEISFQPALCTFEMDIMQQQGIEEDRVPHKTYWY; encoded by the exons ATGCGTTTAACAATGCTGCTCCAGAAAGTCGGCGATGTGTCGAACAAGTTTTCCAACTTTCCCGACTCGTACGTGAAGCGTGCGATGGAACAG gTATATTGGAAAACACCGCGCGGCAAACCACAGTATCTGCCACGCACCGTCGAACGGCGAAAGTTCCGCTTCACCACAAACCGCCCATGGACGGGCCAGTTCCGGCAGCAAAACATGCCCGGTACGATACGCAAGAAGGTGTTCCTGGAACCGGTCGCAAACTGGAGCTTTTTCCGGGGCGATCGTGTCGAGGTGCTGGTCGGGAAGGATAAGGGCAAACAGGGCATCGTCAGTCAGGTGATACAAGAACGCAACTGGGTGATTGTGAGCGGACTGAACTGCCATTTGCGGAAGGTGGCGGACGAGAAGGAGTATCCGGGAATAATGATCAAGTCGGAAAGTCCGCTGCTCGTCACGAACCAGGTGCAGCTGGTTGATCCGTCCGATCTGCAGGCGACCGGTATCGAGTGGCGCTACACGGAGGACGGTGAGAAGGTGCGTGTGTCGACGCGTACCGGCCGTATCATACCGATTCCGAAAACGAACGAGGAAACAAACGATTACAAAACAAAGGGCACGTACATCGAGCGGGAAAAGGACACGCCGGCGGACGTGGTGAAGGAAATCTCGTTCCAGCCCGCCCTGTGCACGTTTGAGATGGACATTATGCAGCAGCAGGGCATCGAGGAGGACCGGGTACCACACAAAACGTACTGGTACTAG
- the LOC126564886 gene encoding geranylgeranyl transferase type-1 subunit beta — MDSNLEGDEVEFRKHAKYFTRFLHTLPGRLASHDSTRVTIAFFAVSGLDVLNSLDMLTDTFQQDIINWIYKLQVVPKPGERGYGGIQGSSTFDVLDTPENCGLQLYRWGHLAITYTGIAVLVALGDDLSRLNRKAIIDGVAAVQRDDGSFSATIEGSEHDMRFVYCAAAICAMLNDWGRVDRKKMADYILKSIRYDYGISQHYEMESHGGTTFCAIAALELSGQLHLLTPVVREKIVRWLVFRQQDGFQGRPNKPVDTCYSFWIAATLKILNAFELTSFKDNRDYVLSTQDATVGGFSKWPQAYTDPFHSYFGLCGLSFLNEPGLQEVMPSLNISMRAYRRLQGLQRDWNLLEEGLASGNGEVTVHIE; from the exons ATGGACAGCAACCTTGAAGGTGATGAAGTGGAGTTTCGTAAACATGCCAAGTATTTTACACGCTTTCTGCACACACTGCCCGGTCGGTTAGCATCGCACGATTCTACCAG AGTTACCATAGCCTTCTTCGCTGTCAGTGGACTGGATGTGCTAAACTCGCTCGATATGCTAACCGACACCTTCCAGCAGGACATTATCAACTGGATCTACAAGCTGCAGGTTGTACCGAAGCCGGGAGAGCGTGGGTACGGTGGCATCCAGGGTTCCAGCACATTCGATGTCCTCGATACGCCGGAAAACTGTGGCCTGCAGCTTTACCGATGGGGCCATCTAGCGATCACGTACACGGGAATTGCTGTGCTGGTAGCACTCGGCGACGATCTGTCCCGTTTGAACCGGAAAGCAATCATTGATGGTGTGGCCGCTGTACAGCGCGATGACGGTAGCTTCAGTGCCACGATCGAGGGAAGCGAACACGATATGCGGTTCGTGTACTGTGCGGCGGCCATTTGCGCCATGCTGAACGATTGGGGCCGAGTGGATCGTAAAAAAATGGCCGACTATATCCTCAAGAGTATC CGGTACGATTACGGTATCAGCCAACATTACGAGATGGAATCGCACGGTGGCACCACGTTTTGTGCGATTGCCGCCCTGGAGCTTAGCGGGCAGCTGCATCTACTCACACCGGTCGTGCGGGAAAAGATTGTCCGGTGGCTCGTTTTTCGCCAGCAGGATGGGTTCCAGGGACGTCCGAACAAACCGGTCGATACGTGCTACTCGTTCTGGATCGCAGCCACACTCAAGATACTGAACGCGTTCGAGCTGACCAGCTTCAAGGACAATCGTGACTATGTGCTGTCGACGCAGGATGCCACGGTGGGTGGCTTTTCCAAGTGGCCCCAAGCGTACACCGATCCGTTCCATTCGTACTTTGGGCTGTGCGGGCTTAGCTTTTTGAACGAGCCGGGTCTGCAAGAAGTGATGCCAAGCTTAAACATATCGATGCGTGCCTACCGACGGTTGCAGGGCCTGCAGCGTGATTGGAATCTGCTGGAGGAGGGGCTAGCGTCCGGGAATGGTGAGGTAACGGTACACATAGAGTAG